Below is a window of Flavobacterium sp. N2820 DNA.
CAAATTGTGGCTAAAAAATCTGCAGCAACTCCCGATAAAGCACCAAAGGAAACACCTTTAATGAAGCAATACAACGAGATAAAAAACAAATATCCTGATGCCTGTTTGTTATTTCGTGTGGGTGATTTTTATGAAACTTTTGGAGAAGATGCCGTGCGTGCGTCACAAATTTTAGGCATTACATTAACTAAACGTGGTGCAGGTTCTGAAACCGAAACTGCTTTAGCTGGATTTCCGCATCATTCAATTAATACTTATTTACCCAAGTTAGTTAAAGCCGGACTTCGAGTAGCGATTTGCGACCAATTAGAAGATCCAAAAATGACTAAAACAATCGTAAAACGTGGTGTTACGGAATTAGTTACGCCTGGAGTTTCGATGAATGATGAGGTGTTGCAATCCAAGTCAAATAACTTTTTAGCATCTGTTCATTTTGGTAAAAAATCACTTGGTGTAGCTTTTTTGGACGTTTCTACAGGTGAATTTTTAGTTTCACAAGGCAATGAAGAATACATTGATAAACTATTACAAAACTTCCGTCCAAGTGAAATTTTAATTCCGAAACAGTTTAAAAATCAGTTTAATTCGGTTTTTGGAGACGATTTTCATACCTTCTTTTTGGAAGATTGGGTGTATAAAGAAGATTATGCGTTAGAAAGTTTGACCAAACACTTTCAAACCAATTCGCTAAAAGGTTTTGGTGTAGAAGAATTAACTGAAGGTTTGATTGCTTCGGGTGCGATTTTGTTTTATTTGTCGGAAACGCAACATAATAAGATACAGCACATTACCAATATTCAACGTATTGCCGAAGATGCTTATGTTTGGATGGATAAATTTACCATTCGAAATTTAGAATTGTATCACAGTTATAATCCAAATGCAGTAACGCTTTTAGATGTGATTGACAAAACGCTTTCACCAATGGGAGCAAGGCTGTTGAAACGTTGGTTAGCACTTCCATTAAAAGATATTTCAAAAATTAGAAGTCGTCATGAAGTGATTTCGTATTTGAAAACCAATCCAGAAGTTTTACAACAAATTCAATATCAAATCAAGCAAATTTCCGATTTAGAGCGTTTGATTTCAAAAGTAGCCACTGGCAAAATTTCGCCAAGAGAAGTTAATTTTTTGAAAGATTCGTTAGATGCCATTATTCCAATTAAAACATTGGCTTTAGCTAGTGAAAATGAAGCTTTACGAATAATTGGAGATAGTTTACATGCTTGCGAATTGTTACGCGAGAAAATCAAAACCACTATTCAAGAAGACGCACCAGTAAGTGTAAATAAAGGAAATGCTATTGCAGTAGGAGTTCATTCAGAATTAGACGAATTAAGAGCGATCTCTTCAACTGGAAAAGGCTATTTGGAGGAATTAGAACAACGCGAAAGTATTGCTTCTGGAATTCCTTCCTTGAAAGTTTCGTTCAATAACGTTTTTGGGTATTATATTGAAGTTCGAAATACACATAAAGATAAAGTTCCAGTCGAATGGATTCGTAAGCAAACCTTAGTAAATGCAGAGCGCTACATTACGGAAGAATTAAAGGAATACGAATCTAAAATTTTAGGTGCAGAAGAAAAAATTCATCAATTAGAGAATCAGTTGTTTGAGCAGTTGGTGAATTGGATTGCGACGTATATCAAACACGTTCAGTTGAATGCCAATTTAATTGCGCAATTGGATTGTTTGACTTCTTTCACGCAATTAGCTATTGATAATAAATATGTTTGCCCTGATTTAGATGAAAGTTATGATTTAGAAATAAAAGAAGGACGCCATCCTGTAATTGAAAAGCAGTTGCCAGTTGGCGTACCTTATATTTCTAATGATGTCTATTTGGATAGAGAATCTCAACAAATTATCATGATTACCGGTCCAAATATGTCAGGTAAATCGGCAATCTTGCGTCAAACGGCTTTAATTGTGTTGATGGCACAAATGGGAAGTTTTGTTCCAGCAGAAAGCGTTAGAATAGGTGTTGTGGATAAAATTTTCACCAGAGTAGGAGCAAGTGATAATATTTCGATGGGTGAATCTACTTTTATGGTAGAAATGAACGAAACCGCTTCGATTTTGAACAATATTTCAGAAAGAAGTTTGGTGCTGTTAGATGAAATTGGAAGAGGAACTTCAACCTATGATGGAATTTCAATTGCATGGGCGATTTCAGAATATTTGCATGAACATCCAAATAAACCGAAAACACTTTTTGCTACGCATTATCACGAATTAAACGAAATGGAAGTTACGTTTGACAGAATTCAGAATTTCAATGTTTCGGTAAAGGAATTAAAAGATACCGTTTTATTTATTCGTAAATTAGTTAAAGGCGGAAGCGCACATAGTTTTGGTATTCACGTAGCAAAAATGGCAGGAATGCCTCAAATTGTGATTCAAAAAGCGCAAAAATTATTGAAGCAATTGGAAAAAAGACATTCCAGTGAAGAATTATCTGGAATTAAATCGGCTAATGATGAATTGCAATTGAGTTTCTTTAATTTAGACGATCCGCTTTTGGAAGATATTAAGGAAGAAATCATGAATATAGATATCAATACCTTAACTCCCGTGGAAGCTTTAATGAAGCTAAACGAAATAAAACGAATGCTGGTTAAAAAATAATTTTAAAATAAAATATTCGTTATCAAAAGGTTATAAAAAAGTTTTAATTTTTATTTAAAAAGTCCTTGCAAGAATAAAAATATGTACTATATTTGCACTCGCAATACGGAACAAGTATAGCGACGTTCTTTAAAGTTTATAATACGAAACGCGAAAATAGCTCAGTTGGTAGAGCGCGACCTTGCCAAGGTCGAGGTCGCGGGTTCGAACCCCGTTTTTCGCTCTATACCAAAATATTTGCTTGAGTGGTGGAATTGGTAGACACGCTGGACTTAAAATCCAGTGGGTAGTAATGCCCGTGCGGGTTCAAGTCCCGCCTTGAGTACAAAAGCTCCGAACATTGTTCGGAGCTTTTTTTGTTTATAAAATTCTTAGTTTAGAATTTTCTATTATCTTTAAAGAATTCTTTATAAAATTATCAATCACAACTATGGGTACATTTGTAATCGCACAACGATTAAGCGGGGTTTATAAATATGAGTTTGTCTCTAGAAAGGGAAAAACAATTTTTACAAGCAACGATTTTGAATTGCGTTTTGAATGTGAGGAAGAGATAGAAAAGCTTAAAAGCGCTATTGATCGATGTGTTTTTATGCGTTTTAAATCTTCTAGTGGAAAGTTTTTCTTCCGATTGATATTGGATGAACATGAAGTGGCTGTTAGTAGAAGATATACCACGCAGTTGTTACTTCAAAAAGGGATTGATGAAATTATCAAGTATGCAGACAAAGCAGAGTTTTTAGATTTTTCATCTGCTGAAGATATTTTTGGTAGTTAGCATAAAAAAAGCCCCACTTAGTGGAGCTTCATTTTTTCTGTCAGCAATTAATTACTTTGCAGGTGCAGCTTCAGCAGGAGCTTCAGCAGGAGCAACAGTAGAATCAACAGCAGTAGAATCAGCAACTGGAGCTTCTTCAACAACTGGAGCTTCAACAACTGTAGAATCTACAGCAGGAGTTTCTGTAGCAGCTTCTTTACAAGAAACGAACATTGCAGCAACGATAGCTAAACTTAAAACAACTTTTTTCATCTTACTAAATTATAAAGGTTAATTATTAATTCGGAGCAAAGATATAAATTTTTTAATAGGTCAAAATATTTTTAGCCTTTTTTTTTAATTTTTTTTCTTTGGATTCCGAAATGCTTTATTTCAAATGGCGTGCCAAACTTTGTTTTTTAATAATTATTTCTAATTATTTGGCTTTTTGAGACTTAGGATAAACAATTGACATCTCTTCAATAAGGTTTTTTGCACCCGCAAACTTATCAATTACAAATAAAATATAACGTGCATCTACCATTATGTTTCTACAGATTTCTGGACTATAATAAATGTCGCTCATGGTGCCTTCCCATACTCTATCAAAGTTTAATCCAATAAGGTTTCCATTTGCATCTAAAGCTGGACTTCCAGAATTACCTCCTGTTGTATGATTAGTTGCAATGAAAGCTAATGGCATTTTCCCATTTTTATCGGCATATCTTCCATAATCTTTCGCATTATACAAATCGATTAGTTTTTTTGGTACATCAAATTCGTAATCACCAGGAATATATTTTTCGACAACACCATCTAAGTAACTTATAGGTTCATAAATAATTGCATCGCTTGGCTTGTAGCCTTTTACTTTTCCATAAGTTACACGTAATGTACTATTTGCATCAGGGAAAATTCTATCGTTAGGGAAGAATTCCATAATACCTTTCATGTAGGTTCTTTGTAAAGCGATATTCTTTAAATTAATTTCATCAAACTTAGGTGCTACATTTTTTTGGTAACTATCTGCAATTGATTTTACCAATTTATATGCTGGATCTTGATTTAACTTCTCTAAAACCGATTTTGCATCACCATTTAATAGTTCTTTTAAACCATTATAGTTCGTCAATTTAGATGAACCAAAAACACTTGCAGTTAAATTTGATGCATTACTATTGTTTAAACTCTCAGGCAAAAATTGTTTTGGCGATTTAGTGGCATATAAATGGATTAATTGTTCAAAAACTTTTTCGTCAACTTGAGCACTATAATCTTTATATAAACCTTCAAAACTTGTGATTAAATTGTTTTTTCTATCTGTAAAAGCTTGTTCGCCTCTTGTGTTATAAACTTGCTCTAATTGATACAGGCGGTAACCAAAAGATAAAATTTCTGAATTACGTAAAACTACTTCACTAAAATAATCTCTTGCAATGGCATATTCTCTAATGTCAGAATAGTTTTTCTCAAAATCAGCTAAAATAGTTCCATACTCAGCTTGTTTACCTGCTTTATTAACTCTTTCTTGGAATTTCTTTTCAAAGTCTTGTTTGATAGCTACTGCATTCGATTTTTTCAAACCTTTCGTTTCACCTATCCATTTTTTCCAATAATTCGCAACACCAGCATATTTTGAAGCATACTGAATTTTAATTGCATTATCTTTTCTCATGAAACCATCTTGTACTTTCAAAGCAGCATCACGAATTTCGATTTTTGCTGGATTTAAATCATTTACAATTTGTTCCACTGCGAATGATGGTAAATATTCCTGTGTTCTTCCTGGATAACCCATTACCATTGTAAAATCGTTTTCCTGAATTCCTTTTGCAGAAACGGGGAAAAAGTGTTTTGGTTTATATGGGACGTTGTCTTTTGAATAGGCTGCAGGACGATTGTTTTTATCAGCGTAAATTCTAAATAACGAGAAATCTCCAGTATGACGAGGCCATACCCAGTTGTCCGTATCTGAACCAAATTTTCCAATAGAACTTGGTGGCGCACCAACTAAACGAACATCTTTGAACGTTTCGGTTACAAATAATAAGTATTGATTTCCATCGTAAAAAGCACGAATCATTGCATCTTGCCAAGCTTCTTTTGGAAAACTTTTGCTTACAGCTGCAATATTTTGTTGAATTTTCTTTTGCTTATCACTTTCTGAAGGAAGATTTAAAACACCTTCAAAAATTTTATTTGTTACATCTTCAATTTTGATGATGAAGGTTACGGTTAAATCTTTGTTTGGCAATTCTTCTTCCATTTTGTATGCCCAAAAACCATCAGTTAAATAATCGTGTTCTACTGTAGAATGACTTTGAATGTTGTCATAACCACAGTGGTGATTGGTTAAAAGAAGCCCTTTTGGCGAAATCATTTCAGCTGTACAACCGCCATCAAAATGAGGAACGGCATCTTTTAAGCTGGAATTATTTACCGAATAAATATCATCGGCACTAATTTTCATGCCCAAAGCTTTCATTTCTTTTTCGTTACTTCCTTTTAATAAAGAAGGAATCCACATGCCTCCTTGTTGCGCTTGAACTTGGAAAACAACTAAAACAAGTAGTAATTTTAAAAATTTCATAAGAATAATTTTATTTAGTGACTTTGTATTTCATTAATTTTCGATTGTGAATTACAAAATCGTGTGCAAGATACAATTTTTGTGCGTTTTCATTATGAGGTTCGACCTCTAAATACACTAATTTTAACGATAATTTAGGAACTTCCTGTTGAATAAATTGAATTGCTTCTTTTCCAATTCCTTTTCCACGCGCAGTTTTTTTGATGAATAATTCGTCTATAAAAGCGATTTTGCCACTATATTCAAAACTAAAAACAAAAGTGAGAATAAGATAACCCACAATTTCATTTTCGTAATAAATCAACCAAGATTTTCCAAGATGTTCATTCGAAATAAATTCATGAAACAATTCTTTAGCCACTTCAATGTTCATAGGATAATTGTCAATCGCATAGAAATCTTGCATCATTTGAGTGATGGTTGAAATAGCTGTAATTTCTAATGGTTTAAAGGTTGTCATTAGCTCAAAATATGATTCATAATCGTTTGAGTTGCCCCTTTATTCATCTGAACAAAAGTGCTGCAAATGTGACCTTTTTCTAATCGTTCCTCTTTGTTTTGAAGTAATAAATCAAAAGATTCATTCAATTGAATTTGATTCTGAATCGAAATACATCCTTCCATATTTACCAATGCGGTAGCTTCTGCAAAATGCGAATAATTTGGACCAATCACAACCGGAACACCAAAAGTTGCTGGTTCTAAAATATTATGCACACCGGGATTTCCAAAACCACCACCTACATAAGCAATATCGGCATAGGAATAAATTTTGGTAAGAATTCCGATAGTATCAATGATAAAAACGTTGTATTCCTGTAGAGACGCGATTAATCGCGTCTCTACATCTGATCCGATTAATCGCGTCTCAACGTTTTCAGAAAACAAAACCGTTTTTTTAGATATAGATTTTTTCAATTCCTGAATTTGTTCTGATTTAATATTATGTGGTGCAATAATAAATTTCACTTCGTCCGAACTTTGATTGATGTAATTCACCAATAAATTTTCATCTTTTGGCCAAGAACTACCCATAACAATAATGGTTTTGTTATCTTTAAATTGTTCGATGAAATCTAAAGAATTATCTCGTTCTAAAATTGAAACTACGCGGTCAAATCGTGTATCGCCAGAAACTTTTACATTGTTGAATCCGATGCTTTGCAAAAGTATTTTTGAGCGATCATTCTGAACAAAAAAGTAATCAAATGTTTTTAAGGCATTTCTGTAAAATCCGCCATACCATTTAAAAAATGCTTGATTTTCTCGTAAAATTCCAGAAATTAAATAAGTTTTAATTTGTTGATTCTTAAGTTCGTTCAAATAGTTTGGCCAATATTCATATTTGATAAAAAATGCCATTTCTGGATGAACTAATTTGATAAATTTTTTTGCATTTGAAATAGTGTCCATTGGTAAATAAACCGTAACATCTGCAATAGTGTTGTTTTTTCGCACTTCATAACCCGAAGGTGAAAAAAACGTAACTACAATTTTATGTGTTGGAAATTGCTGTTTTATGGCCTCAATTACAGGTAAACCTTGCTCATATTCACCTAAAGAAGCCGCGTGAAACCATATCGTTTTGTCTGAGCTTTGAATTTTATTAGCCAAAGTTTGAAAAACCGATTTTCGTCCGTTAACAAAAAGTTTCATTTTTGGACTAAAAACCGCAATTATTTTTAGCAATTGTGAAGCTAGAATTACAATTAAATTATATATTTGATTCATGCCTTTAATTAAGGTTATAAAAGTACGATTGTTTCATCAAATAAAAAAAAACATGAAATTATTTTCAATACGAATGGGTGTTTTTGCTGTTTTATTTTTCGTCTTCAATTTATTAGCAAAGAAGTATCTTTTTGAAGATCAGATTAATGAAAAATCAATATTTGCTACATTAGTTTCTACTATAATAGTTTGTTTATTTCTTTATTTTTTAAACAGAAAAAAAACTACATCAAAAGATAATTAGTAATTTTGCTAACAGAAAATTTCAATTATGAGAAAATTACAAATGGTTGACTTAAAAAGTCAATATGAAAAAATAAAAGAAGAAGTAAATGCTTCTATTCAAGAGGTTTTAGATACGAATACATACATTAATGGACCATTAGTTCACCAATTTCAGGCAGATTTAGAAAAATATTTGGGAGTTAAACATGTAATCCCATGTGCTAACGGAACAGATGCGTTACAAATAGCCATGATGGGATTGGATTTACAACCTGGTGATGAGGTAATTACTGCCGATTTTACATTCGCAGCTACAGTTGAAGTGATTGCTTTGCTACAATTAACTCCCGTTTTAGTAGATGTTGATATGAACAATATGAACATTTCCCTTGACGGAATTCGTAAAGCCATTACACCAAAAACAAAAGCAATTGTTCCGGTTCATTTGTTTGGAAGAGCTGCTAATATGGATGCGATTATGGAAATTGCTCAAGAACACAATTTATATGTGATCGAAGATAATGCACAAGCTATTGGAGCAGATTACACTTCAAAAGATGGTTCTAAAAAGAAAGTAGGAACTATTGGTCATGTAGCGGCTACTTCATTTTTTCCTTCTAAAAACTTAGGTTGTTATGGCGATGGTGGAGCGATTTTTACCAATGATGATGCATTAGCACATAAAATAAGAGGAATTGTAAACCATGGAATGTATGAAAGATATCATCATGATGTAGTAGGTGTAAATTCCCGTTTAGATAGTATGCAAGCTGGAGTTTTGAAAGCAAAATTACCACATTTAGATACTTACAATAAAGCACGCCAAGATGCTGCAAGAAAATACAGTTTGGCTTTAGCTCAAAATTCGAATATTTGGGTGCCAACGATTTGTGAATCTTGTGATTGTCATGTATTTCATCAATATGTAATTCGTATTTTAAACGGAAAACGCGATGGGTTGTTAGAACATTTACAAGCAAAAGGAATTCCTTGTGCGATTTATTACCCAATTCCATTACACAGTCAAAAAGCGTATGCAGATGCTCGTTATAATGAAGCTGATTTTCCAGTTACTAATCAATTGGTAAAAGAAGTAATTGCATTGCCAATGCATACAGAATTAGATGATGAACAAATTAAATTTATCACTGACGCAGTTTTAGAATACGTATAATAGTGTTCAGTCTCAGTATTCAGTCTCAGTTACTGTTTACTGCGACTGTGACTGAAAACTAAAAAATGAAGATATTAGTTACAGGTGGTTTAGGATTTATAGGTTCCCACACAGTTGTCGAATTACAAAATGAAGGTTTTGAAGTAATTGCTATTGATAATCTTTCGAATTCATCTATTGATGTTTTGGATGGTATTGAGCGTATTACAGGAAAAAAACCTCTGTTTGAAAATATCGATTTGAGAGATAAATCGGCTGTTCAAAATTTCTTTTCAAAACACCAAGATAT
It encodes the following:
- a CDS encoding S46 family peptidase, producing the protein MKFLKLLLVLVVFQVQAQQGGMWIPSLLKGSNEKEMKALGMKISADDIYSVNNSSLKDAVPHFDGGCTAEMISPKGLLLTNHHCGYDNIQSHSTVEHDYLTDGFWAYKMEEELPNKDLTVTFIIKIEDVTNKIFEGVLNLPSESDKQKKIQQNIAAVSKSFPKEAWQDAMIRAFYDGNQYLLFVTETFKDVRLVGAPPSSIGKFGSDTDNWVWPRHTGDFSLFRIYADKNNRPAAYSKDNVPYKPKHFFPVSAKGIQENDFTMVMGYPGRTQEYLPSFAVEQIVNDLNPAKIEIRDAALKVQDGFMRKDNAIKIQYASKYAGVANYWKKWIGETKGLKKSNAVAIKQDFEKKFQERVNKAGKQAEYGTILADFEKNYSDIREYAIARDYFSEVVLRNSEILSFGYRLYQLEQVYNTRGEQAFTDRKNNLITSFEGLYKDYSAQVDEKVFEQLIHLYATKSPKQFLPESLNNSNASNLTASVFGSSKLTNYNGLKELLNGDAKSVLEKLNQDPAYKLVKSIADSYQKNVAPKFDEINLKNIALQRTYMKGIMEFFPNDRIFPDANSTLRVTYGKVKGYKPSDAIIYEPISYLDGVVEKYIPGDYEFDVPKKLIDLYNAKDYGRYADKNGKMPLAFIATNHTTGGNSGSPALDANGNLIGLNFDRVWEGTMSDIYYSPEICRNIMVDARYILFVIDKFAGAKNLIEEMSIVYPKSQKAK
- a CDS encoding YegP family protein, which codes for MGTFVIAQRLSGVYKYEFVSRKGKTIFTSNDFELRFECEEEIEKLKSAIDRCVFMRFKSSSGKFFFRLILDEHEVAVSRRYTTQLLLQKGIDEIIKYADKAEFLDFSSAEDIFGS
- a CDS encoding DegT/DnrJ/EryC1/StrS family aminotransferase, encoding MRKLQMVDLKSQYEKIKEEVNASIQEVLDTNTYINGPLVHQFQADLEKYLGVKHVIPCANGTDALQIAMMGLDLQPGDEVITADFTFAATVEVIALLQLTPVLVDVDMNNMNISLDGIRKAITPKTKAIVPVHLFGRAANMDAIMEIAQEHNLYVIEDNAQAIGADYTSKDGSKKKVGTIGHVAATSFFPSKNLGCYGDGGAIFTNDDALAHKIRGIVNHGMYERYHHDVVGVNSRLDSMQAGVLKAKLPHLDTYNKARQDAARKYSLALAQNSNIWVPTICESCDCHVFHQYVIRILNGKRDGLLEHLQAKGIPCAIYYPIPLHSQKAYADARYNEADFPVTNQLVKEVIALPMHTELDDEQIKFITDAVLEYV
- the mutS gene encoding DNA mismatch repair protein MutS; this encodes MKQYNEIKNKYPDACLLFRVGDFYETFGEDAVRASQILGITLTKRGAGSETETALAGFPHHSINTYLPKLVKAGLRVAICDQLEDPKMTKTIVKRGVTELVTPGVSMNDEVLQSKSNNFLASVHFGKKSLGVAFLDVSTGEFLVSQGNEEYIDKLLQNFRPSEILIPKQFKNQFNSVFGDDFHTFFLEDWVYKEDYALESLTKHFQTNSLKGFGVEELTEGLIASGAILFYLSETQHNKIQHITNIQRIAEDAYVWMDKFTIRNLELYHSYNPNAVTLLDVIDKTLSPMGARLLKRWLALPLKDISKIRSRHEVISYLKTNPEVLQQIQYQIKQISDLERLISKVATGKISPREVNFLKDSLDAIIPIKTLALASENEALRIIGDSLHACELLREKIKTTIQEDAPVSVNKGNAIAVGVHSELDELRAISSTGKGYLEELEQRESIASGIPSLKVSFNNVFGYYIEVRNTHKDKVPVEWIRKQTLVNAERYITEELKEYESKILGAEEKIHQLENQLFEQLVNWIATYIKHVQLNANLIAQLDCLTSFTQLAIDNKYVCPDLDESYDLEIKEGRHPVIEKQLPVGVPYISNDVYLDRESQQIIMITGPNMSGKSAILRQTALIVLMAQMGSFVPAESVRIGVVDKIFTRVGASDNISMGESTFMVEMNETASILNNISERSLVLLDEIGRGTSTYDGISIAWAISEYLHEHPNKPKTLFATHYHELNEMEVTFDRIQNFNVSVKELKDTVLFIRKLVKGGSAHSFGIHVAKMAGMPQIVIQKAQKLLKQLEKRHSSEELSGIKSANDELQLSFFNLDDPLLEDIKEEIMNIDINTLTPVEALMKLNEIKRMLVKK
- a CDS encoding GNAT family N-acetyltransferase, with the protein product MTTFKPLEITAISTITQMMQDFYAIDNYPMNIEVAKELFHEFISNEHLGKSWLIYYENEIVGYLILTFVFSFEYSGKIAFIDELFIKKTARGKGIGKEAIQFIQQEVPKLSLKLVYLEVEPHNENAQKLYLAHDFVIHNRKLMKYKVTK
- a CDS encoding 3-deoxy-D-manno-octulosonic acid transferase; the protein is MNQIYNLIVILASQLLKIIAVFSPKMKLFVNGRKSVFQTLANKIQSSDKTIWFHAASLGEYEQGLPVIEAIKQQFPTHKIVVTFFSPSGYEVRKNNTIADVTVYLPMDTISNAKKFIKLVHPEMAFFIKYEYWPNYLNELKNQQIKTYLISGILRENQAFFKWYGGFYRNALKTFDYFFVQNDRSKILLQSIGFNNVKVSGDTRFDRVVSILERDNSLDFIEQFKDNKTIIVMGSSWPKDENLLVNYINQSSDEVKFIIAPHNIKSEQIQELKKSISKKTVLFSENVETRLIGSDVETRLIASLQEYNVFIIDTIGILTKIYSYADIAYVGGGFGNPGVHNILEPATFGVPVVIGPNYSHFAEATALVNMEGCISIQNQIQLNESFDLLLQNKEERLEKGHICSTFVQMNKGATQTIMNHILS